Proteins encoded together in one Stutzerimonas stutzeri window:
- a CDS encoding ammonium transporter, whose translation MDSTALIPVQYGLDTFYFVICGALVMWMAAGFAMLEAGLVRAKNTAEILTKNIVLYALASIMYLLVGYYIMYSSPEGGIFPSLGFLIGDEHAVDLVAGGGEDAPYYSARADFFFQIVFAATCMSVVSGAVAERMKLWAFIAFAVVMTGFIYPIQGFWKWGGGFLDAAGFLDFAGSGVVHMAGAAAALAGVLLLGARKGKYGPNGQINAIPGANMPLATLGAFILWMGWFGFNGGSQLKMSTIEDANAVAQVFVNTNMGAAGGLIAALITARLLFGKSDLTMVLNGALAGLVAITAEPLTPSALQATLIGGVGGVLVVFSILGLDKLKLDDPVGAISVHGVAGMWGLLAVPLTNADASFGAQLLGLVSIFLWVFIASLIVWGIIKAVMGLRVSEEEEYEGVDVVECGLEAYPEFTRQ comes from the coding sequence ATGGATAGCACTGCATTGATACCCGTCCAGTACGGACTCGATACCTTCTACTTCGTGATCTGCGGAGCGCTGGTGATGTGGATGGCGGCGGGTTTCGCCATGCTCGAGGCCGGTCTGGTGCGGGCCAAGAACACTGCCGAGATTCTGACCAAGAACATCGTGCTCTACGCGCTGGCGTCGATCATGTACCTGCTGGTCGGCTACTACATCATGTACTCCAGTCCGGAAGGCGGCATTTTCCCGAGCCTGGGCTTCCTCATCGGTGACGAGCATGCGGTCGACCTGGTCGCCGGCGGCGGCGAGGATGCGCCTTACTATTCGGCCCGCGCGGACTTCTTCTTCCAGATCGTCTTCGCCGCGACCTGCATGTCGGTGGTCTCCGGTGCGGTGGCCGAGCGCATGAAACTGTGGGCCTTCATCGCCTTCGCGGTGGTGATGACCGGCTTCATCTACCCGATCCAGGGTTTCTGGAAGTGGGGCGGCGGCTTCCTCGACGCGGCCGGCTTCCTCGACTTCGCCGGTTCCGGTGTGGTGCACATGGCCGGTGCCGCTGCGGCCCTGGCCGGTGTCCTGCTGCTCGGGGCGCGCAAGGGCAAGTACGGCCCGAACGGTCAGATCAATGCCATTCCGGGTGCCAACATGCCGCTGGCGACCCTCGGGGCATTCATCCTGTGGATGGGCTGGTTCGGCTTCAACGGCGGCTCGCAGCTGAAAATGAGCACCATCGAGGACGCCAACGCGGTGGCCCAGGTCTTCGTCAACACCAACATGGGTGCCGCTGGTGGCCTGATCGCGGCCCTGATCACCGCGCGCCTGCTGTTCGGCAAGTCAGACCTGACCATGGTGCTCAACGGCGCCCTGGCCGGCCTGGTGGCGATCACTGCCGAACCGCTGACCCCGAGCGCGCTGCAAGCCACCCTGATCGGCGGTGTGGGCGGTGTGCTGGTGGTGTTCAGCATCCTCGGTCTGGACAAGCTCAAGCTCGATGACCCGGTCGGTGCCATCTCCGTGCATGGTGTCGCCGGTATGTGGGGCCTGCTGGCCGTGCCGCTGACCAATGCCGACGCTTCTTTCGGCGCGCAGCTGCTGGGCCTGGTGTCGATCTTCCTCTGGGTGTTCATCGCCAGCCTGATCGTGTGGGGCATCATCAAGGCGGTGATGGGCCTGCGCGTCAGCGAGGAAGAGGAGTACGAGGGCGTGGACGTGGTCGAGTGCGGCCTGGAGGCGTACCCGGAGTTCACTCGCCAGTAA
- a CDS encoding secondary thiamine-phosphate synthase enzyme YjbQ, whose product MWQQTLITLRARPRGFHLITDELLAALPELRQCQVGLLHLWLRHTSASLTINENADSAVRRDFERFFNRLVPQGEDGYEHDYEGPDDLPAHFKASLLGCQLSLPVSAGRLALGTWQGVYLGEHRDQGGARQIVATLHGTAS is encoded by the coding sequence ATGTGGCAACAGACCCTGATCACCTTGCGCGCGCGCCCACGCGGTTTTCATCTGATCACCGACGAGCTGCTCGCCGCGCTGCCGGAACTGCGGCAATGTCAGGTCGGTCTGTTACACCTGTGGCTGCGGCATACCTCGGCCTCGCTGACGATCAACGAGAATGCCGACTCAGCGGTACGGCGCGATTTCGAACGGTTCTTCAATCGTCTGGTGCCGCAGGGCGAGGACGGTTACGAGCATGACTACGAAGGGCCGGACGACTTGCCGGCACACTTCAAGGCCAGCCTGCTCGGCTGCCAGCTGAGCCTGCCGGTAAGCGCGGGGCGCCTGGCACTGGGGACTTGGCAGGGCGTCTATCTCGGAGAGCACCGCGACCAGGGTGGCGCGCGGCAGATAGTGGCAACGCTGCACGGGACGGCAAGTTGA
- the sutA gene encoding transcriptional regulator SutA, translating into MSDEELEQDDLEVGDEEEGEELNAADDGDDSLDEEGTDSERATPTKKAKAKSAEPDELPSLEAKQKEREALARAMEEFLARGGRVQEVEPNVVADPPKKPDSKYGSRPI; encoded by the coding sequence ATGAGCGACGAAGAACTAGAACAAGACGATCTGGAAGTGGGCGACGAGGAGGAAGGGGAGGAGCTGAACGCTGCCGATGACGGCGACGACAGCCTCGACGAGGAGGGCACCGACAGCGAGCGGGCCACGCCGACCAAGAAGGCCAAGGCCAAGTCCGCCGAGCCGGACGAGCTGCCGAGCCTGGAAGCCAAGCAGAAGGAGCGCGAAGCGCTGGCGCGGGCCATGGAAGAGTTCCTGGCACGTGGCGGCCGCGTTCAGGAGGTCGAACCCAATGTGGTCGCCGACCCGCCGAAGAAGCCGGATAGCAAGTACGGCAGCCGTCCTATCTGA
- a CDS encoding HAD family hydrolase: MSIRLITFDLDDTFWETTPAIQSAETALRDWLAAHAPRLGDFPIEALGAIRRMLVEQEPALRHRISELRRRILQHALQDAGYPADEANGLAEQAFQVFLDARHEVQIFPDVQPTLEFLANHYTLGVITNGNADVRRLGLADYFQFTLCAEDLGVGKPDPHPFQQALRLGDARPEQAVHIGDHALDDIAGAQQAGLRAVWFNPKRIAWAHDYQPDAEIQRLADLPKLLLAWRDN, encoded by the coding sequence ATGAGCATCCGCCTGATCACCTTCGACCTCGACGACACCTTCTGGGAAACCACGCCAGCCATCCAGAGCGCGGAAACCGCACTGCGCGACTGGCTCGCCGCCCATGCACCGCGGCTCGGCGATTTTCCCATCGAGGCGCTGGGTGCAATACGCCGCATGCTGGTGGAGCAGGAGCCGGCGCTGCGCCACCGCATCAGCGAGCTGCGCCGGCGCATTCTGCAACATGCCCTGCAGGATGCCGGCTACCCTGCCGACGAGGCGAACGGCCTGGCCGAGCAGGCGTTCCAGGTGTTCCTCGATGCTCGTCACGAGGTACAGATCTTCCCCGACGTGCAACCCACCCTGGAATTCCTGGCCAATCACTACACCCTCGGCGTGATCACCAACGGCAATGCGGATGTGCGCCGCCTGGGCCTGGCGGACTACTTCCAGTTCACCCTGTGCGCTGAGGATCTGGGCGTCGGCAAACCGGATCCGCATCCATTCCAGCAGGCCCTGCGCCTGGGTGATGCGCGCCCGGAACAGGCGGTGCACATCGGCGACCATGCCCTGGACGACATCGCCGGCGCACAGCAGGCTGGGCTACGCGCGGTGTGGTTCAACCCGAAGCGGATCGCCTGGGCGCACGACTACCAGCCTGACGCCGAGATCCAGCGCCTGGCCGACCTGCCCAAGCTGCTGCTCGCCTGGCGCGACAACTGA
- the xerC gene encoding tyrosine recombinase XerC, whose protein sequence is MQNELDAYFEYLRSARQLSGHSLDAYRRDLDKVLTYCERERIAGWRDLQGRHLRHLIAEQHRQGQSSRSLARLLSSVRGLYRYLNQEGLCEHDPATGLSAPKGERRLPRLLDTDRAMQLLDGGVEDDFIARRDQAMLELFYSSGLRLSELVGLNLDQLDLAAGLVRVLGKGNKVRELPVGSKAREALQAWLPLRTLAGPADGAVFIGQQGRRLGARAVQLRVRQAGVRELGQHLHPHMLRHSFASHLLESSQDLRSVQELLGHADIGTTQIYTHLDFQHLAKVYDHAHPRAKRKQDTDT, encoded by the coding sequence GTGCAGAACGAACTCGACGCCTACTTCGAATACCTGCGCAGCGCGCGGCAGCTGTCCGGCCATTCGCTGGATGCCTATCGTCGCGATCTGGACAAGGTTCTCACCTACTGCGAGCGCGAGCGCATCGCCGGCTGGCGCGACCTGCAGGGCCGCCATCTGCGCCACCTGATCGCCGAACAGCATCGCCAGGGACAGTCCAGCCGCAGCCTGGCACGCCTCTTGTCATCAGTGCGCGGGCTGTATCGCTACCTCAACCAGGAAGGGCTCTGCGAGCACGACCCGGCCACCGGCCTGTCCGCCCCCAAGGGCGAGCGCCGATTGCCGCGCCTGCTGGATACCGATCGCGCCATGCAGCTGCTCGATGGCGGTGTCGAGGACGATTTCATCGCCCGTCGCGATCAGGCGATGCTCGAACTGTTTTATTCCTCCGGTCTGCGCCTGTCCGAACTGGTCGGTCTGAACCTCGATCAGCTCGACCTCGCCGCCGGTCTGGTGCGGGTACTGGGCAAGGGCAACAAGGTGCGCGAACTGCCGGTCGGCAGCAAGGCGCGTGAGGCGCTGCAGGCCTGGTTACCGTTGCGAACGCTGGCCGGGCCCGCCGACGGTGCGGTGTTCATCGGCCAGCAAGGGCGTCGCCTCGGCGCCCGTGCCGTGCAGCTGCGGGTGCGCCAGGCCGGTGTGCGCGAACTCGGTCAGCATCTGCACCCGCACATGCTGCGCCACAGTTTCGCCAGCCATCTGCTGGAATCCTCGCAGGACCTGCGCTCGGTGCAGGAGCTGCTCGGCCATGCCGACATCGGCACGACGCAGATCTACACCCACCTGGATTTCCAGCACCTGGCCAAGGTCTACGACCATGCGCATCCGCGCGCCAAGCGCAAGCAGGACACCGACACATGA
- a CDS encoding DUF484 family protein, translated as MTDQTQGSTPLPDAEAVAAYLRAHPEFFVDHDELIPELRIPHQPGTAVSLVERQVKLLRERNIEMRHRLSQLMDVARDNDRLFDKTRRLVLDLLDAGSLEEVVSAVEDSLRHEFQVPYVSLILFSEATLPVGRCVSTAEAKQNIGGLLEGGKTICGVLRPHELSFLFGEDGPSVGSAAVVSLDDQLGVLAIGSRDPQHYKSSLGTLFLGYIAEVLARVLPRFGTPLRSVR; from the coding sequence ATGACCGACCAGACCCAGGGCAGCACTCCGCTACCCGACGCCGAAGCCGTCGCCGCCTACCTGCGCGCCCATCCGGAGTTCTTCGTCGACCACGACGAGCTGATCCCGGAATTGCGTATCCCACACCAGCCGGGCACCGCCGTGTCGCTGGTGGAACGCCAGGTCAAGCTGCTGCGCGAGCGCAACATCGAGATGCGCCATCGCCTGTCGCAGCTGATGGACGTGGCCCGCGACAACGATCGCCTGTTCGACAAGACCCGCCGCCTGGTGCTCGACCTGCTCGACGCCGGTAGCCTGGAAGAGGTGGTCAGCGCGGTGGAAGACAGCCTGCGCCATGAGTTTCAGGTGCCTTACGTCAGCCTGATCCTGTTCAGCGAGGCGACATTGCCGGTCGGCCGCTGCGTCAGCACCGCCGAGGCCAAGCAGAACATCGGTGGCCTGCTCGAGGGTGGCAAGACCATCTGCGGCGTGCTGCGTCCCCACGAGCTCAGCTTTCTGTTCGGCGAGGATGGCCCCAGCGTCGGCTCCGCCGCAGTGGTCAGCCTCGACGACCAGCTGGGGGTTCTCGCCATCGGCAGCCGCGACCCGCAGCACTACAAGAGCTCGCTGGGCACCCTGTTCCTCGGTTATATCGCCGAAGTGCTCGCGCGCGTCTTACCGCGCTTCGGCACCCCGCTGCGCTCGGTACGCTGA
- the dapF gene encoding diaminopimelate epimerase, whose product MLLRFTKMHGLGNDFMVIDLVSQHAHIQPKHAKQWGDRHTGVGFDQLLIVEPPQNPDVDFRYRIFNTDGSEVEQCGNGARCFARFVVDKRLTVKRKIKVETKGGIIELDIRPDGQIRVDMGPPRLVPAEIPFQAEREALSYALEVDGQQVELAAVSMGNPHAVLRVDSVERAPVHELGPKIEHHPRFPQRVNVGFLQVVDRRHARLRVWERGAGETQACGTGACAAAVAAIRQGWMDSPVQIELPGGRLSIEWAGPGQPVMMTGPAVRVFEGQVRL is encoded by the coding sequence ATGCTTCTGCGCTTTACCAAGATGCACGGTCTGGGCAACGACTTCATGGTCATCGACCTGGTCAGCCAGCACGCGCACATCCAGCCCAAGCACGCCAAGCAATGGGGCGACCGTCACACCGGCGTCGGCTTCGATCAGCTGCTGATCGTCGAGCCGCCGCAGAATCCGGACGTGGATTTTCGCTACCGCATCTTCAACACCGACGGTTCGGAAGTGGAGCAATGCGGCAACGGCGCGCGCTGCTTCGCCCGCTTCGTGGTCGACAAGCGCCTGACTGTCAAACGCAAGATCAAGGTGGAGACCAAGGGCGGCATCATCGAGCTGGACATCCGCCCCGATGGACAGATCCGCGTCGACATGGGCCCGCCGCGCCTGGTGCCGGCCGAGATACCGTTTCAGGCCGAACGCGAAGCCCTGAGCTATGCGCTCGAGGTGGACGGGCAGCAGGTCGAACTGGCCGCGGTATCCATGGGCAACCCCCATGCGGTGCTGCGGGTGGACAGCGTCGAGCGTGCGCCGGTGCATGAACTGGGGCCGAAGATCGAGCATCACCCGCGCTTTCCGCAGCGGGTCAACGTCGGCTTCCTGCAGGTGGTTGATCGCCGCCATGCACGGCTGCGCGTCTGGGAGCGCGGGGCTGGCGAGACCCAGGCCTGCGGCACCGGTGCCTGTGCGGCCGCGGTAGCCGCCATTCGCCAGGGCTGGATGGACTCGCCGGTGCAGATCGAACTGCCCGGCGGCCGTCTGTCCATCGAATGGGCAGGTCCGGGGCAGCCGGTTATGATGACCGGCCCCGCCGTTCGCGTTTTTGAAGGACAGGTTCGCCTATGA
- the lysA gene encoding diaminopimelate decarboxylase, producing MEAFSYRDGQLFAEGVALPALAQRFGTPTYVYSRAHIEAQYRAYADALEGMPHLVCFAVKANSNLGVLNVLARLGAGFDIVSRGELERVLAAGGEPGRIVFSGVGKTRDDMRRALEVGVHCFNVESTDELERLQQVAAELGMKAPVSLRVNPDVDAGTHPYISTGLKENKFGIDIDNAEAVYARAAELPNLEVVGVDCHIGSQLTSLPPFLDALDRLLALIDRLATRGIQIRHLDLGGGLGVRYRDEQPPLAGDYIQAVRQRIEGRGLALVFEPGRSIVANAGLLLTRVEYLKHTAHKDFAIVDAAMNDLIRPALYQAWMNVVAVQPHEGDARRYDIVGPICETGDFLAKDRELALAEGDLLAVCSAGAYGFVMSSNYNTRGRAAEVLVDGDQAFEVRRRESVQELYAGESLLPT from the coding sequence ATGGAGGCCTTCTCGTACCGCGACGGTCAACTCTTCGCGGAGGGCGTGGCACTGCCCGCACTCGCGCAACGCTTCGGCACGCCGACCTACGTCTATTCCCGCGCCCACATCGAGGCCCAGTACCGGGCTTACGCCGATGCGCTGGAAGGCATGCCGCACCTGGTCTGCTTCGCCGTCAAGGCCAACTCGAACCTCGGTGTACTGAACGTGTTGGCACGTCTCGGCGCGGGCTTCGACATCGTCTCGCGCGGTGAACTGGAGCGCGTGCTCGCCGCCGGCGGCGAGCCGGGCCGCATTGTCTTCTCCGGCGTCGGCAAGACTCGCGACGACATGCGCCGTGCGCTGGAAGTCGGCGTGCACTGCTTCAACGTCGAGTCCACCGACGAGCTGGAGCGTCTGCAGCAGGTCGCCGCCGAACTGGGCATGAAGGCGCCGGTTTCCCTGCGGGTCAATCCAGACGTGGATGCCGGCACCCATCCCTACATCTCCACCGGGTTGAAAGAGAACAAGTTCGGCATCGATATCGACAACGCCGAGGCGGTCTACGCCCGCGCGGCCGAGCTGCCGAACCTGGAAGTGGTCGGCGTCGACTGCCACATCGGCTCGCAGCTGACCAGCCTGCCGCCCTTCCTCGATGCCCTCGACCGCCTGCTGGCGCTGATCGATCGGCTCGCCACGCGCGGCATCCAGATCCGTCACCTGGACCTGGGCGGCGGTCTCGGGGTGCGCTATCGCGACGAACAGCCGCCGCTGGCCGGTGACTACATCCAGGCCGTGCGCCAGCGCATCGAAGGCCGTGGCCTGGCGCTGGTGTTCGAGCCGGGCCGCTCCATCGTCGCCAACGCCGGCCTGCTGCTGACCCGCGTGGAGTATCTCAAGCACACCGCGCACAAGGATTTCGCCATCGTCGATGCGGCGATGAACGACCTGATCCGTCCGGCGCTGTACCAGGCCTGGATGAACGTGGTCGCGGTGCAGCCGCACGAAGGCGATGCGCGCCGCTACGACATCGTCGGGCCGATCTGCGAGACCGGCGACTTCCTCGCCAAGGATCGCGAGCTGGCACTGGCCGAAGGCGACCTGCTTGCGGTGTGTTCGGCCGGCGCCTATGGCTTCGTCATGAGCTCCAACTACAACACCCGCGGCCGCGCCGCCGAGGTGCTGGTGGATGGTGACCAGGCCTTCGAAGTGCGCCGTCGCGAGAGCGTTCAGGAGCTGTACGCCGGCGAAAGCCTGCTGCCCACTTGA
- the lptM gene encoding LPS translocon maturation chaperone LptM, which translates to MKRLLLPFIALAVFAAALSGCGQKGPLYLPDDEQTVKERSKDRFEL; encoded by the coding sequence ATGAAGCGCCTTCTGCTTCCCTTCATCGCTCTCGCCGTCTTCGCCGCCGCGCTCAGCGGCTGCGGCCAGAAAGGTCCGCTGTATCTGCCGGATGACGAGCAGACCGTCAAAGAACGTTCCAAAGACCGTTTCGAACTCTAA
- the cyaY gene encoding iron donor protein CyaY — MSLSEARYHDLVDAVQESVEDVFDDTSLDVDLENSGGVLTVRFDNGSQLILSRQPALRQLWVAARSGGFHFDYDEGSQLWLCDASGERLGELLTRVTQEQGGEALEFEDL; from the coding sequence ATGAGCCTGAGCGAAGCCCGTTACCACGACCTGGTCGATGCCGTGCAGGAGAGCGTCGAGGACGTGTTCGACGACACCAGCCTGGATGTCGACCTGGAGAACTCCGGTGGCGTACTGACCGTGCGTTTCGACAACGGCAGCCAGCTGATCCTCAGTCGGCAGCCGGCGCTGCGTCAGCTGTGGGTGGCGGCACGTTCCGGCGGCTTTCATTTCGACTATGACGAAGGCAGCCAGCTGTGGCTGTGCGATGCCAGCGGCGAGCGCCTCGGCGAACTCCTGACGCGGGTCACGCAGGAGCAGGGTGGGGAGGCGCTTGAGTTCGAGGATCTCTGA
- the rnk gene encoding nucleoside diphosphate kinase regulator, producing MTSAPPIILTKLDLQRLERLLDSLDDYGPAAEALEQELSRAQVVERSEMPAGVVTMNSRVHCRDEGSGKDYHLTLVYPHDAGKEGTVSVLAPVGTALLGMSVGQHIDWPAPGGKMIKLTLLAIEYQPEAAGDPF from the coding sequence ATGACCAGTGCACCGCCGATCATCCTTACCAAACTCGACCTGCAGCGCCTCGAGCGGCTGCTCGACAGCCTGGACGATTACGGTCCGGCCGCCGAAGCGCTCGAGCAGGAACTGTCGCGGGCGCAGGTCGTGGAACGCAGCGAGATGCCTGCCGGTGTCGTGACCATGAACTCGCGCGTGCACTGCCGCGACGAGGGCAGCGGCAAGGACTACCACCTGACGCTCGTCTACCCGCACGATGCCGGCAAGGAAGGCACCGTGTCCGTCCTCGCTCCGGTCGGCACCGCGCTGCTGGGCATGAGCGTCGGTCAGCACATCGACTGGCCAGCCCCGGGCGGCAAGATGATCAAGCTCACCCTGCTAGCCATCGAGTATCAGCCCGAAGCAGCCGGCGATCCGTTCTGA
- a CDS encoding FecR/PupR family sigma factor regulator, with amino-acid sequence MNCAMEWLIWLQASPDDQELRAACEAWQRASPVNASAWQRAEQIWRLTGQLPSEAQRPPRTDENAGAWIVRTFCRRARRA; translated from the coding sequence ATGAATTGCGCCATGGAATGGCTTATCTGGCTGCAGGCTTCGCCCGACGACCAGGAATTGCGTGCTGCCTGCGAGGCCTGGCAGCGGGCCTCGCCTGTCAATGCCAGCGCCTGGCAACGAGCGGAGCAGATATGGCGGCTGACCGGACAGCTTCCGTCGGAAGCCCAACGGCCGCCACGAACTGACGAGAACGCTGGCGCCTGGATAGTCAGAACCTTCTGCCGTCGCGCTCGGCGAGCCTGA
- a CDS encoding class I adenylate cyclase gives MTRTQHIHLVLEEGIDRKVLATLRTRFLAVNAARLERALAAMSTRQQQVLKLLPLLFHVNHPILPGYISATTPAGLANFEPDAEQLAEAQRLSRSFAYKPVRGKAPQPILGLFLMGSLGTAAQDEHSDLDVWVCHDPELDGRQLEELRRKCESLRAWAASQGSEAHFFLVDPERFTQGQRDAKLTSDDCGTTQHYLLLDEFYRTALWLGGRTPLWWLVPDYEEHRYDDYVATLLAKRFVRADEVLDLGHLGQVPPGEFVGAGLWQLYKAIDSPYKSLFKLLLVEVYASRYPQLRCLALDFKQAIYHGRTDLDELDPYIAAYHAIERYLCERGAQERLELARRCLYLKINRPLSRPPVNRNKSWQRSLLERLTRDWRWDERQFALLDNRSQWKVRQVSQERRALVNELTYGYRFLSDFTRRVQATSPLTSRDLGVLGRHLYAAIERKAGKVEVVNLGISPDMSEDSLTLVHGYDGAGDVHWSLYQGQLTTPELPNYAPLKRARELLALLAWGHRNGVVDTGTHLSLFPGDSGLSEAELFALLSDLRRALPMPLPAVDEEALLAPSRASRVLLLVNIGMDPALHAAGLASSESILAGAVENLVQSVDQVTLNSWNEMLVTRYEGPKALALCLRDNLVDLGASDQPPQLQVFCFARHRGQAIARRLEQIFDDARRSLAGATHGRYLLQIRQHFHVLQRDGSDLRLTSLVDRAALLEYLGEAHHLYSPLQLDRAALAGDDLALILTQGRPGCLQVFYRAEDCSAELSVLDECNALWRQQLPYRDERTLLRPLLRFLESLMFRRAAQQPGEGVAPLDPTILVYRIQPGQGPQPSTLERRPAPLGEVTDPFYEVQAIVEAGDNGRSQVTLYCNQQEFSGLEYGNDLFAAVTRTIVARRRDGERYPCYITDIDLFGLHGNGRSQTVQYLRYKSRLEAALNAAMDA, from the coding sequence ATGACCCGTACTCAGCACATCCACCTGGTTCTCGAAGAAGGCATCGACCGCAAGGTGCTGGCCACCCTGCGCACGCGCTTTCTGGCAGTCAACGCTGCACGCCTGGAACGGGCCCTGGCCGCCATGTCGACCCGTCAGCAGCAGGTGCTCAAGCTCCTGCCGCTGCTGTTTCACGTCAATCATCCGATTCTGCCCGGTTACATCTCGGCCACCACGCCGGCCGGTCTCGCCAACTTCGAGCCGGACGCCGAGCAGCTGGCCGAGGCGCAGCGCCTGAGCCGCTCCTTCGCCTACAAGCCCGTGCGCGGCAAGGCACCTCAGCCGATTCTCGGCCTGTTTCTGATGGGCAGCCTGGGCACCGCTGCCCAGGACGAGCACAGCGATCTGGACGTATGGGTCTGCCATGATCCGGAACTCGACGGACGGCAACTCGAGGAACTGCGCCGCAAATGCGAGTCGCTACGAGCCTGGGCGGCGAGCCAGGGCAGCGAGGCGCACTTCTTTCTGGTGGACCCCGAACGTTTCACCCAGGGCCAGCGCGACGCCAAGCTGACCTCCGACGACTGCGGCACCACGCAACATTATCTGTTGCTCGACGAGTTCTACCGCACCGCGCTGTGGCTCGGCGGGCGAACGCCACTGTGGTGGCTGGTGCCCGACTACGAGGAGCATCGCTACGACGATTACGTGGCGACGCTGCTGGCCAAGCGCTTCGTGCGCGCCGACGAGGTGCTCGATCTCGGTCATCTCGGCCAGGTGCCGCCAGGCGAGTTCGTCGGCGCCGGCCTGTGGCAGCTGTACAAGGCCATCGACTCGCCGTACAAGTCGCTGTTCAAGCTGCTGCTGGTGGAGGTCTATGCCAGCCGGTACCCGCAGCTGCGTTGCCTGGCGCTGGATTTCAAGCAGGCCATCTATCATGGTCGCACCGACCTGGACGAGCTCGATCCGTATATCGCCGCCTATCACGCCATCGAACGCTACCTGTGCGAGCGCGGCGCTCAGGAGCGGCTGGAGCTCGCCCGACGCTGCCTGTACCTGAAGATCAACCGACCGCTGAGTCGCCCACCGGTCAACCGCAACAAGAGCTGGCAACGCAGCCTGCTCGAACGCCTGACCCGCGACTGGCGCTGGGACGAGCGGCAGTTCGCTCTGCTCGACAATCGCAGCCAGTGGAAGGTGCGCCAGGTCAGTCAAGAACGCCGCGCGCTGGTCAACGAACTGACCTATGGCTATCGCTTCCTCAGCGATTTCACCCGGCGCGTGCAAGCGACCAGCCCGCTCACCAGCCGCGATCTCGGCGTACTAGGCCGCCACCTGTACGCGGCCATCGAACGCAAGGCTGGCAAGGTGGAGGTGGTCAACCTCGGCATCTCGCCGGACATGTCCGAGGACAGCCTGACGCTGGTGCACGGTTATGACGGTGCGGGCGACGTGCACTGGTCGCTCTACCAGGGCCAGCTCACGACGCCGGAACTGCCCAATTACGCGCCATTGAAGCGCGCCCGCGAACTGCTGGCGCTACTCGCCTGGGGCCACCGCAACGGCGTGGTGGATACCGGCACCCATCTGTCGCTCTTCCCCGGCGACAGCGGCTTGAGCGAAGCCGAGCTGTTCGCGCTGCTGAGCGACCTGCGCCGTGCGCTGCCCATGCCGCTACCGGCCGTGGACGAGGAGGCGCTGCTCGCACCGAGCAGGGCCAGCCGTGTGTTGCTGCTGGTCAACATCGGGATGGATCCCGCGCTGCATGCCGCCGGACTGGCCAGCAGCGAGTCGATCCTCGCCGGCGCCGTTGAGAATCTGGTGCAGAGCGTGGATCAGGTGACGCTCAACAGCTGGAACGAGATGCTGGTAACGCGCTACGAAGGGCCGAAAGCGCTCGCCCTGTGCCTGCGCGACAACCTCGTCGACCTCGGAGCCAGCGACCAGCCCCCGCAACTGCAGGTGTTCTGCTTTGCCCGCCACCGTGGGCAAGCCATTGCGCGACGCCTCGAGCAGATCTTCGATGACGCTCGACGCAGCCTGGCCGGCGCTACTCACGGCCGCTATCTCCTGCAGATCCGCCAGCACTTTCATGTGCTGCAGCGCGACGGGAGCGACCTGCGGCTGACCAGCCTGGTCGACCGGGCGGCACTGCTGGAATACCTTGGCGAGGCCCATCATCTCTACAGCCCACTGCAGCTCGATCGCGCGGCGCTGGCCGGCGACGACCTGGCGCTGATCCTGACCCAGGGGCGGCCTGGCTGCCTGCAGGTGTTCTACCGTGCGGAGGACTGCAGCGCCGAACTCAGTGTGCTCGACGAGTGCAACGCCTTGTGGCGCCAGCAACTGCCCTATCGCGATGAACGCACGCTGCTGCGCCCATTGCTGCGTTTTCTCGAATCACTGATGTTCCGCCGCGCCGCGCAGCAGCCGGGTGAGGGTGTCGCCCCGCTGGATCCGACGATTCTGGTCTACCGCATCCAGCCCGGTCAGGGTCCGCAACCGTCGACGCTGGAGCGGCGTCCAGCCCCCCTGGGCGAGGTCACCGATCCGTTCTATGAGGTGCAGGCGATCGTCGAAGCCGGCGATAACGGTCGTTCGCAGGTCACGCTGTACTGCAACCAGCAGGAGTTCTCCGGCCTTGAATACGGCAACGACCTGTTCGCCGCCGTGACACGCACCATCGTCGCCCGCCGCCGCGACGGCGAACGCTACCCCTGTTACATCACCGATATCGATCTGTTCGGGCTGCACGGCAATGGGCGCAGCCAGACCGTCCAGTACCTGCGCTACAAGTCGCGGCTGGAGGCCGCGCTGAACGCCGCCATGGACGCCTGA